Proteins co-encoded in one Pithys albifrons albifrons isolate INPA30051 chromosome 14, PitAlb_v1, whole genome shotgun sequence genomic window:
- the SERTM2 gene encoding serine-rich and transmembrane domain-containing 2, with amino-acid sequence MTELHSHLPTLATGDTTADKYYGLYVYVGLFLTLLALLLLLFCSVFLRLKHVVSPLTTSPESTENIQHFTDVEMHSRIPTT; translated from the coding sequence ATGACTGAGCTCCATTCCCACCTCCCAACTCTGGCCACCGGAGACACAACAGCAGATAAATATTATGGCCTCTATGTGTATGTGGGATTGTTCCTGACCCTCCTggctctccttctcctcctgttcTGCTCCGTGTTCCTGCGCCTCAAGCACGTTGTTTCCCCCCTCACCACGTCCCCAGAGAGCACTGAGAACATCCAGCACTTCACAGACGTGGAAATGCACAGCAGGATTCCCACCACTTAG